Proteins from a single region of Gossypium arboreum isolate Shixiya-1 chromosome 1, ASM2569848v2, whole genome shotgun sequence:
- the LOC108474247 gene encoding PLASMODESMATA CALLOSE-BINDING PROTEIN 2-like codes for MAALVLPLLILAAITGRSSGNWCICKDGVSDTVLQKTLDYACGAGADCNPIHLKGSCFNPDTVKAHCSYAVNSYFQRKGQAQGSCDFSGTATVTTADPSYTGCAFPSSASTAGTTTTPTTTPSSTTPSSVNPINNTPTSTTPFGSTTPTGILGGVGNGLGPSGTGINTDYSTDGGFRLQYCFSSYATLLISGLMLLWG; via the exons ATGGCTGCTTTAGTGCTTCCGCTGCTCATCCTGGCTGCCATTACTGGCCGCTCAA GTGGCAACTGGTGTATATGCAAAGATGGTGTAAGTGATACAGTATTGCAGAAGACACTGGACTATGCATGTGGTGCAGGCGCCGACTGTAACCCTATCCACTTGAAGGGATCCTGTTTTAACCCAGACACTGTTAAGGCTCATTGCAGTTACGCCGTTAACAGTTACTTCCAAAGAAAAGGCCAAGCTCAAGGCTCTTGTGATTTTTCCGGCACTGCCACCGTTACTACCGCTGACCCCA GCTATACTGGTTGTGCTTTCCCATCTAGTGCCAG TACCGCAGGCACCACCACGACACCAACAACTACACCGTCATCCACCACACCCTCGTCCGTGAACCCAATCAACAACACCCCAACAAGCACAACACCATTCGGTTCGACAACACCTACTGGAATATTGGGAGGAGTTGGCAACGGCTTAGGCCCGTCCGGAACTGGGATCAACACAGATTACAGTACTGATGGAGGATTTAGGCTGCAATACTGCTTCTCTTCCTATGCAACCCTCTTGATTTCAGGATTGATGCTATTGTGGGGTTAA